One Acetomicrobium sp. S15 = DSM 107314 DNA window includes the following coding sequences:
- the hisIE gene encoding bifunctional phosphoribosyl-AMP cyclohydrolase/phosphoribosyl-ATP diphosphatase HisIE codes for MANLDLKDVKFDPQGLVPVVAQDSTSGEVLMLAYGNAESLAETERTGELVLYSRSRKEIWHKGETSGNRLKVTELRIDCDGDAILAIVEPLGPACHTGNWSCFYRNILGEPAGDGTFLGRLWRYLLKRKGASSEESYTARLISKGPLRTGQKVGEEGVEVAIATATKDREALVREAADLIYHLLVALISLDVPLNELWRELRSRHRPA; via the coding sequence ATGGCCAACTTAGATTTAAAAGATGTCAAATTCGATCCTCAAGGATTGGTGCCGGTAGTGGCTCAGGATTCGACGAGCGGCGAAGTCTTAATGCTCGCCTACGGCAATGCCGAATCCTTAGCGGAGACCGAGCGCACGGGAGAATTGGTCTTATACAGCCGCTCACGCAAGGAAATCTGGCACAAGGGAGAGACGAGCGGCAACCGCCTCAAGGTAACCGAGCTCAGGATCGACTGCGACGGAGATGCGATATTAGCCATCGTGGAACCCTTGGGCCCAGCGTGCCACACCGGAAATTGGAGCTGCTTTTATCGCAATATCCTCGGGGAACCGGCAGGCGACGGCACCTTCCTTGGCAGGCTATGGCGCTACCTCTTAAAGCGCAAGGGCGCCTCTTCTGAGGAAAGCTATACCGCCAGGCTCATTTCAAAGGGTCCCTTGCGAACAGGGCAAAAGGTAGGCGAAGAGGGAGTAGAAGTGGCTATAGCGACGGCCACAAAAGACAGAGAAGCCCTCGTCCGCGAGGCTGCAGACCTGATCTACCACCTGCTTGTGGCCCTGATATCCTTAGATGTCCCGCTGAATGAGCTGTGGAGAGAACTTCGCTCTCGTCACCGCCCTGCGTAA
- the hisF gene encoding imidazole glycerol phosphate synthase subunit HisF: protein MLMRRIIPCLDVKDGRVVKGIHFKSLRDAGDPAELASIYMDEGADELTFLDISASLEGVRTRHQWVQSVAERLFVPFTVGGGISSADEARELIALGADKISINTKAVAEPELITKCARLLGSQAVVVAIDAKRRPSGGWEVYVKGGTEPTGLDVVTWAAAAVSKGCGEILLTSMDRDGTTAGYDCELLEAVCSTVEVPVIASGGAGEIAHFAEALRVGASAVLAASVFHFGKFSIRQVKEALVKEGFPMRL from the coding sequence ATGCTGATGCGACGCATAATACCGTGTCTTGATGTGAAAGATGGCAGAGTGGTCAAAGGGATACATTTTAAATCTCTGCGCGATGCCGGCGATCCGGCGGAGTTGGCGTCGATCTACATGGACGAAGGGGCCGACGAGCTCACGTTTCTCGACATATCTGCGTCTCTCGAGGGCGTGCGCACCCGCCATCAGTGGGTTCAATCCGTAGCGGAGCGGCTCTTTGTACCTTTTACAGTGGGCGGCGGCATCTCCAGCGCAGACGAAGCGCGCGAGCTGATCGCCTTAGGTGCCGACAAGATTTCAATAAACACGAAGGCGGTAGCCGAGCCTGAACTCATCACAAAATGCGCAAGGCTTTTGGGGAGCCAAGCCGTGGTTGTGGCCATCGACGCTAAGAGGCGCCCAAGCGGGGGATGGGAAGTCTACGTCAAGGGCGGCACCGAGCCCACGGGGCTTGATGTTGTAACGTGGGCCGCCGCAGCTGTCTCCAAGGGGTGCGGTGAGATACTCCTGACATCCATGGATCGAGACGGAACGACAGCTGGCTACGACTGCGAACTGCTGGAAGCCGTCTGCTCCACGGTGGAAGTGCCGGTGATAGCCTCTGGCGGCGCTGGAGAGATCGCCCACTTCGCCGAAGCTCTGAGAGTTGGGGCATCTGCGGTCCTCGCCGCCTCCGTATTTCATTTCGGCAAATTCAGCATACGCCAGGTGAAAGAAGCCCTCGTCAAAGAGGGCTTCCCCATGAGGCTTTAG
- a CDS encoding 1-(5-phosphoribosyl)-5-[(5-phosphoribosylamino)methylideneamino]imidazole-4-carboxamide isomerase: MTIYPAIDLYGGKVVRLRRGEFSTAEEMAPDLLEVASRFKEAGCNWIHVVDLEGAERGYPAHLSAIERLKGLNLNLQYGGGLRTVDDVSAALALGANRAMVGSLLFRDPGAATALWKSHGEAILPAVDVKNDRVVISGWLEATPLSPSKAITSLVELGYFRFLVTSVEHDGMKSGPDLPLYRELLKSFPELAVIAAGGISSVEDIIALRNLGVEGAVIGKVVYEQSFDLKLAIEVSCKC, from the coding sequence ATGACGATCTATCCTGCTATAGACTTATATGGCGGAAAGGTGGTGCGCCTGAGGCGTGGGGAGTTTTCTACAGCCGAGGAGATGGCACCAGATCTTTTGGAGGTAGCCTCGCGCTTCAAAGAAGCCGGGTGCAATTGGATACACGTCGTAGATCTCGAGGGAGCTGAACGGGGCTATCCTGCGCATTTGAGCGCAATCGAAAGGTTGAAGGGGTTGAACCTCAACCTTCAATACGGAGGCGGACTCCGCACTGTGGACGATGTTAGCGCAGCGCTCGCGCTCGGAGCAAACAGGGCCATGGTCGGAAGCCTCCTCTTCAGAGATCCGGGCGCAGCGACAGCGCTCTGGAAATCCCACGGAGAGGCCATCTTGCCTGCCGTAGACGTGAAAAACGACAGAGTCGTAATATCGGGCTGGCTCGAGGCAACGCCGCTTTCGCCCTCAAAAGCCATAACGAGTCTTGTCGAACTCGGCTACTTCAGATTCTTGGTGACATCCGTGGAGCACGACGGCATGAAAAGCGGACCAGATCTACCGCTATATCGCGAGCTGCTGAAGAGCTTTCCGGAATTGGCCGTCATAGCTGCCGGCGGCATAAGCAGCGTCGAGGATATAATCGCCTTAAGAAATCTGGGCGTAGAAGGTGCAGTAATAGGCAAGGTCGTTTACGAGCAATCCTTCGACCTAAAATTAGCCATAGAGGTGAGCTGTAAATGCTGA
- the hisH gene encoding imidazole glycerol phosphate synthase subunit HisH: MIVIVDYGAGNVGNVARALRYLGLDWQIASTPANMPHNAELILLPGVGAFASAVKKLEESGWKDAIAEWAKGGRPLLGICLGMQLLCECSFEDGPALGLGLIKGKVSKLDVRPLPHMGWNDIRWLRPISPLQEVAPDGSAFYFVHSFALPVGEDAAAETSVQNVTFSSIAARGNIIGFQFHPERSGPLGLRLLQTTIQLLKRKGGA, translated from the coding sequence ATGATCGTCATCGTAGACTACGGCGCCGGCAACGTTGGCAACGTCGCCAGAGCGCTGAGATACCTCGGCCTCGATTGGCAAATCGCTTCGACTCCGGCCAACATGCCGCACAACGCCGAGCTGATCCTCCTTCCCGGGGTCGGCGCCTTCGCGTCAGCCGTCAAAAAACTTGAGGAGAGCGGCTGGAAGGACGCGATAGCCGAATGGGCCAAGGGCGGTCGCCCTCTCCTCGGCATATGTCTGGGCATGCAGCTATTGTGCGAATGCAGCTTCGAAGACGGCCCCGCCCTCGGCCTCGGCCTTATCAAGGGAAAGGTGTCCAAACTCGACGTCCGCCCTTTGCCGCACATGGGATGGAACGACATACGATGGCTACGCCCGATTTCTCCCTTGCAGGAGGTAGCGCCAGACGGCAGCGCGTTTTATTTCGTGCACAGCTTCGCCCTACCTGTCGGGGAAGACGCGGCGGCCGAGACTTCCGTGCAAAACGTCACCTTCTCGTCTATCGCAGCAAGAGGAAACATCATAGGATTTCAATTTCACCCTGAAAGGAGCGGACCATTAGGCCTGCGCTTGCTGCAGACGACTATCCAGCTCCTCAAAAGGAAGGGCGGAGCATGA
- a CDS encoding imidazoleglycerol-phosphate dehydratase, translating to MSYTERKTKETEVSLSVEFEPGDVVIEMPCGFLRHMLELLCHHAGWKMRCQADGDVDVDAHHITEDVGIVLGKAIKEEASKQYRNRYGWCAMPMDGTLVVVAVDMSGRGSLTWNVPFPSSSCGGYDLELLEEFWKAATREAQLSLHVHTLAVDNSHHLAEAIFKGIGRALRQALAITDTMPSSKGIWI from the coding sequence ATGAGCTACACAGAGAGAAAGACAAAGGAGACAGAGGTCTCTTTATCTGTAGAATTTGAGCCGGGCGATGTGGTCATCGAAATGCCGTGCGGTTTTCTGAGACACATGTTAGAGTTGCTGTGTCATCACGCAGGTTGGAAGATGAGATGCCAGGCCGACGGCGATGTGGACGTAGACGCCCATCATATAACGGAAGACGTGGGCATAGTCCTGGGCAAAGCTATAAAAGAGGAGGCTTCCAAGCAATACCGTAACCGTTACGGTTGGTGCGCCATGCCGATGGACGGAACGCTGGTCGTCGTGGCGGTGGATATGAGCGGACGAGGCAGTCTCACCTGGAACGTTCCCTTTCCATCTTCGAGCTGCGGCGGTTACGACTTAGAGCTTTTAGAGGAGTTTTGGAAGGCGGCAACCAGAGAGGCCCAGCTCTCCTTACATGTTCATACTCTGGCTGTTGACAACAGCCATCATCTGGCAGAGGCGATATTTAAAGGGATAGGTCGAGCTTTAAGACAGGCCCTCGCCATAACAGACACAATGCCGAGCAGCAAGGGGATATGGATATGA
- the hisG gene encoding ATP phosphoribosyltransferase, whose product MMLSIVLPTGRVFDEAAEVLREIGLPTGKLDHKGRSLVIEDGGWRYFLAKPMDVPLFVHSGIADIGLAGSDVLWETNATLIELADTRRGLCRLVVAGPQTVAPRFMGHESALMWLKVATKYPRIADSHFSSKGVQVEVVHLHGSVELAPRLGLADCILDIVQTGATLEANHLTVLEEVTPVSLRMVASRYGIQRGWSSILPLVEKLLDVTKERSPQGE is encoded by the coding sequence ATGATGCTTTCTATAGTCCTTCCCACGGGTCGCGTCTTTGATGAAGCAGCTGAAGTGTTGAGAGAGATCGGCCTGCCCACCGGCAAGTTGGACCATAAGGGACGCAGCCTGGTCATAGAGGATGGCGGATGGCGTTATTTTTTGGCCAAGCCGATGGATGTCCCCCTCTTCGTGCACAGCGGCATAGCCGATATAGGACTTGCCGGAAGCGATGTGCTGTGGGAGACGAACGCAACGCTCATAGAGCTGGCCGATACGCGACGAGGTTTATGCAGATTGGTGGTAGCTGGACCCCAAACGGTGGCCCCGCGTTTCATGGGACACGAAAGCGCCCTCATGTGGCTCAAGGTCGCCACGAAATACCCGAGGATAGCCGACAGTCATTTCAGCTCTAAGGGCGTGCAAGTAGAGGTGGTTCACCTGCACGGATCGGTCGAATTGGCCCCGAGGTTGGGCTTGGCCGATTGCATCCTCGACATTGTGCAAACCGGGGCCACTCTCGAGGCGAATCACTTGACGGTGCTCGAAGAGGTGACCCCTGTATCCCTTCGTATGGTAGCCAGCAGATACGGCATCCAGCGAGGCTGGTCATCCATCTTGCCGCTGGTGGAAAAATTGCTCGACGTCACAAAGGAAAGGAGCCCGCAAGGCGAATGA